One region of gamma proteobacterium HIMB55 genomic DNA includes:
- a CDS encoding protein of unknown function DUF81 (PFAM: Sulfite exporter TauE/SafE), translating into MLSGHVNVRQPMLDLPISLDILTILVVTSFIASLLTASVGIGGGTLVLAVLVVTVPITAVVPLHSVVQLGSNTGRTVMTRRHISRQLFWPLVIGAIAGTLLAAPLSAFWLNELQLTLLLATFTLVVTWVPIPVVKTHSTRNNLLFSVAVSFIGVFVSATGPLIAAFLRHQAQDRKELVATMAASVSTMNFLRIVLFSSLGFFWSEWLVPLALMIAAGFGGTLIGLQLLGRLPEKLFQTLLKLLLTVLALSMIFRAL; encoded by the coding sequence ATGCTTAGTGGACACGTTAATGTCCGCCAGCCAATGCTCGACTTACCGATTAGTCTCGATATCCTGACCATTTTGGTCGTGACGAGTTTTATTGCATCACTGCTCACTGCATCAGTAGGGATTGGGGGTGGCACACTCGTTCTCGCAGTACTGGTTGTGACTGTCCCCATTACGGCCGTTGTGCCTCTGCACAGCGTTGTTCAACTCGGCTCGAATACCGGCAGGACGGTCATGACCCGACGCCATATTTCGAGGCAACTATTTTGGCCTCTGGTAATCGGTGCCATTGCTGGAACCTTACTCGCAGCACCGCTGTCCGCATTCTGGCTCAACGAATTGCAATTAACGCTACTACTCGCAACCTTTACGCTCGTTGTGACTTGGGTCCCGATACCGGTAGTAAAAACACACAGCACACGTAACAACCTGCTGTTCAGTGTTGCGGTGAGCTTCATCGGGGTTTTTGTGAGCGCTACTGGCCCTCTGATAGCGGCCTTTCTTCGCCATCAGGCCCAAGACCGAAAAGAACTCGTCGCAACCATGGCAGCAAGCGTGTCGACGATGAACTTTCTCCGCATAGTCCTCTTCAGCAGCCTCGGATTTTTTTGGAGTGAGTGGCTTGTTCCACTCGCTTTGATGATTGCTGCTGGCTTTGGGGGAACACTCATCGGCCTGCAACTTCTCGGCAGGCTGCCGGAGAAGCTTTTTCAAACTCTACTTAAACTGCTTCTAACGGTACTCGCGCTATCGATGATTTTCCGCGCTCTTTGA
- a CDS encoding arabinose efflux permease family protein (PFAM: Bacterial protein of unknown function (DUF894)), whose translation MCREKRQVKHSALNELRFRRYYPASWCSGLGSWMLRFLLGWNAWELTQSALWVGIVSALMLAPALILSPYFGVQSDRVNPRHGLMWSMLIHGAIAMSGALATYLGILNVAVLLILATALGSVSAMHSPMRLALVPMLVPREALPSAVGLTAMSFNIARILGPGICAAVIARAGAAWAWTIPVFIFATAGLILSSLGGVGTRQERAHGSVNSEFIEGLRYVLSMAPLVTVLALTSVNGFLGRSFIELLPAVSGRLIAGGPTELAWLTAAAGSGAVMGGLIMSRLKADVRYLFNMSVAAMFFAACLLSNLVWIGQLPSLFVLVGLLSLSTTLAGTACQTLAQLIIDPQYHGRVMSLWSMTMMAAPALGAAAHGAIAEWLGFVVAFAIAAVVGVLGLVGLYARRRGMAEEAPVASVTTSDSR comes from the coding sequence GTGTGTCGTGAAAAGCGACAGGTGAAGCATTCCGCGTTAAATGAGCTGCGTTTTCGCCGCTATTACCCGGCCAGCTGGTGCTCGGGCTTGGGTAGCTGGATGCTGCGATTCCTGCTGGGATGGAATGCGTGGGAGTTGACACAATCCGCCCTGTGGGTAGGCATTGTGAGTGCGCTGATGCTCGCACCGGCGCTTATCTTGTCGCCTTACTTTGGTGTTCAGTCGGATCGCGTTAATCCGAGACATGGCTTGATGTGGTCGATGCTCATTCATGGTGCGATCGCCATGAGCGGTGCGTTGGCCACCTATCTCGGTATTCTGAATGTGGCTGTGCTCTTAATCTTGGCGACGGCATTGGGTTCTGTATCGGCGATGCACAGTCCTATGCGTTTGGCATTGGTGCCTATGCTCGTGCCGCGCGAGGCGCTTCCGAGCGCAGTGGGGCTGACAGCGATGTCTTTTAACATTGCCCGCATTTTGGGTCCGGGCATTTGTGCGGCGGTTATTGCCCGTGCAGGTGCAGCGTGGGCCTGGACGATCCCTGTTTTTATATTCGCGACGGCTGGTTTGATTTTAAGTTCATTGGGCGGTGTGGGCACGCGTCAAGAGCGGGCACACGGCAGTGTGAACAGTGAGTTTATTGAGGGACTTCGTTACGTCCTCAGCATGGCGCCACTCGTTACTGTCCTTGCACTGACCTCAGTCAACGGGTTTCTAGGTCGTAGTTTTATTGAGCTATTGCCTGCGGTCTCGGGTCGCTTAATTGCCGGTGGTCCTACGGAGCTTGCGTGGCTGACGGCTGCCGCGGGTAGCGGTGCGGTAATGGGTGGTTTGATTATGAGCCGCCTGAAAGCAGATGTACGTTACCTTTTTAATATGAGTGTCGCTGCGATGTTTTTTGCGGCCTGCTTGCTCTCCAATCTCGTTTGGATAGGGCAATTACCCTCTTTGTTCGTTTTGGTGGGGTTATTGAGTTTATCGACGACCCTCGCGGGAACCGCTTGCCAGACTCTCGCGCAATTAATCATAGACCCTCAGTATCACGGCCGAGTGATGAGCTTGTGGTCGATGACCATGATGGCAGCACCTGCCCTTGGCGCGGCAGCGCACGGTGCCATCGCTGAATGGCTAGGTTTTGTTGTCGCGTTTGCTATTGCTGCAGTTGTAGGTGTGTTGGGGCTGGTAGGGCTTTACGCACGGCGTCGCGGCATGGCTGAAGAGGCGCCCGTGGCCAGCGTTACAACCAGTGATTCGAGGTAA
- a CDS encoding Rare lipoprotein B (PFAM: Rare lipoprotein B family): MWLLTKLSRRTTIVASLISLLALSGCGFELRGQNARAETLGLYPIAVVSAAPNSEFTSQLRTALSRLGASVVEPSEAKLILQVGTERFEQRNLSLTARARAAELELRASVDFSLQLGDQWLIEGETLTVVDQMLNDPLNVVGKTEELRLLQGELRTTLVEALTRRIDYRLAADNADKA; this comes from the coding sequence ATGTGGTTGCTAACTAAGCTCTCCCGGCGAACAACCATTGTTGCGAGCCTCATAAGCTTGCTCGCGCTTTCGGGCTGTGGCTTTGAGCTACGTGGTCAAAATGCTCGTGCGGAAACGCTGGGGCTATACCCAATCGCGGTTGTCAGTGCTGCGCCTAACAGCGAATTCACGTCACAGTTGCGCACCGCACTCAGTCGTCTTGGCGCGAGCGTCGTCGAGCCCTCTGAAGCCAAATTAATTCTACAAGTGGGTACAGAGCGCTTCGAGCAGCGCAATCTATCACTGACAGCAAGGGCACGTGCGGCGGAGCTTGAGCTTCGAGCAAGCGTCGACTTTTCGCTACAGCTTGGTGACCAATGGCTCATTGAGGGCGAGACCCTCACCGTTGTCGATCAAATGCTCAATGACCCACTCAATGTCGTTGGCAAAACCGAGGAGCTCAGACTTCTACAGGGTGAGTTACGTACGACCCTAGTCGAGGCCCTTACTCGTCGCATTGACTACAGGCTGGCCGCAGATAATGCAGATAAGGCCTGA
- a CDS encoding SOS-response cell division inhibitor, blocks FtsZ ring formation yields the protein MNHSIEQIINRPDTWQGVDNHTNSRVILTTKSANTDWHNRQSVPTGFTSLDEELQLGGWPKHGAVEVLSDHDGAECMGLFLPTMQRLSSEKRWQAFINSPHTPYAPLLRAHNIPSEQILMVHPKHRDETLWAAEQAVRSTTCSTVFVWLGSTHYRYAEIRKLQLAAASTDTLLFLFRSSDALKDATPVSLRLHINAYREVTVVKQRGGKREVEIRLPESHLLKVQTAQSHNKAVATKTGTFLTPVA from the coding sequence ATGAACCACTCCATAGAACAGATCATTAATCGTCCTGATACCTGGCAAGGTGTCGATAACCACACAAACTCACGCGTTATCTTAACCACCAAGTCGGCCAATACAGATTGGCACAATCGACAGAGTGTACCAACGGGTTTCACTTCTCTCGACGAAGAATTACAGCTCGGCGGCTGGCCAAAGCATGGTGCCGTCGAAGTATTGAGCGATCACGATGGCGCTGAATGTATGGGACTGTTTCTACCAACCATGCAGCGACTCTCCAGCGAAAAGCGTTGGCAAGCATTTATCAATTCACCGCACACACCGTACGCACCGCTACTGCGCGCTCACAACATTCCCTCAGAACAAATACTGATGGTTCACCCTAAACATCGGGATGAAACCTTATGGGCGGCAGAGCAAGCTGTTCGCAGCACTACCTGTAGCACAGTATTTGTGTGGTTAGGGAGCACTCATTATCGGTACGCCGAGATACGCAAGCTACAACTTGCGGCGGCGAGTACCGACACCTTGCTTTTTCTTTTTAGATCGAGCGACGCACTGAAAGATGCCACACCTGTTTCTCTCAGACTGCATATCAACGCTTATCGTGAAGTCACCGTCGTTAAACAGCGCGGCGGCAAGCGAGAAGTTGAAATACGGCTACCTGAAAGCCACCTGTTGAAAGTGCAGACAGCGCAATCTCACAACAAAGCTGTTGCTACGAAGACCGGTACATTCCTGACACCTGTCGCCTAA
- a CDS encoding bacterial lipocalin (PFAM: Lipocalin-like domain): MLKRLGVLSLFFLSACTGLPDGVTPVSGFDSERYLGTWHEIARLDHSFERNLERVTATYAANEDGSISVLNKGFNTEKGEWRQAEGVAKPMGAEDIAHLKVSFFGPFYGTYAVFELAEDYSYAFVAGYNTDYLWLLSRELEVSESVREAFLAKSNQLGFDTSELIWPATGQ, translated from the coding sequence ATGCTCAAGCGACTTGGCGTGTTATCGCTTTTCTTCCTCAGCGCCTGTACTGGCCTACCCGATGGCGTAACGCCCGTTAGCGGCTTTGACTCCGAGCGCTACCTGGGGACTTGGCACGAAATCGCACGCTTAGACCACAGTTTCGAGCGCAATCTCGAGCGTGTGACCGCGACCTATGCGGCGAATGAGGATGGGTCGATTTCGGTGTTGAACAAAGGGTTTAACACGGAGAAGGGTGAATGGCGTCAAGCGGAGGGCGTTGCTAAGCCGATGGGGGCCGAAGACATTGCTCACTTGAAGGTGTCATTTTTTGGTCCGTTTTATGGGACCTACGCGGTCTTTGAACTGGCCGAGGACTACAGCTACGCGTTTGTCGCTGGCTATAACACCGATTACCTATGGTTGTTATCTCGCGAGCTCGAGGTAAGTGAGTCGGTGCGAGAGGCATTTTTGGCGAAAAGCAATCAACTGGGATTCGATACGTCTGAGTTGATTTGGCCAGCGACAGGCCAGTGA
- a CDS encoding hypothetical protein (PFAM: Bacterial protein of unknown function (DUF885)): MLRLAVVTELSSRFHFSCVGIVMNRNILLLILGSVFSGLLMGCGDTEPTQSTAKAGFAQTEQSATGEVVDASMSEHERLNAYLAKVFADNLSRQPFTSSYLGIKDRHGEWNPQSEAFNDEERARMEQGLIDLAEFNRAALPDAGKLSLDLYRMSLERSLAMDEFRHHRYALHQFRGAHTQIPSSLINIHRVSDLSDAEAYIDRIQNVESYLGEVIEQLEVRAEKGLYLVDWMYPAILESSNNVITGQPFDGSDAVSPVWADFQKKVATLDLSEDETARLVNAGRTALIDVFKPAYQRFIAVIEKQSESASPNDGVWRLPDGEAFYQRLLQWFTTTDLTADEVHQLGLDNIERIHAQMREIMGQVGFEGSLQEFFVFVRENQSLRFPNTDEGREAYLSSARDALSRMEKKLPEYFGVLPKAELIVKRVEPFRERNAGKAFYQSPPPDGSRPGIFYANLYDMAAMPKTDLEALAFHEGLPGHHLQRAITAELEGVPDIQRYLSFTAFSEGWGLYTEQLAYEMGFYEDPYSRFGQLAMELWRAARLVVDTGIHSKRWSREEAIAYLVENTPNAEYDCIKAIERYIAMPGQATAYMIGKLRIVELREAAKERLGDRFDIRLFHDTVLGSGPVPLNKLAENIDAMLALQLAEG, translated from the coding sequence GTGCTCCGACTTGCTGTAGTAACTGAGCTATCATCGCGCTTTCATTTTTCGTGTGTGGGTATTGTGATGAATCGAAATATTTTGCTTTTGATCCTTGGTAGCGTTTTCAGTGGCTTGCTGATGGGCTGCGGCGATACTGAGCCAACGCAATCAACAGCGAAGGCAGGTTTTGCACAGACGGAGCAGAGTGCTACGGGTGAGGTGGTAGACGCCTCAATGTCAGAACATGAGCGATTGAATGCTTACCTTGCCAAGGTGTTTGCCGACAATCTATCGCGGCAACCTTTCACTTCCAGCTACTTGGGCATCAAGGATCGTCACGGTGAATGGAACCCTCAGTCCGAAGCGTTTAATGACGAGGAGCGTGCTCGCATGGAGCAGGGCCTTATCGACTTGGCTGAGTTTAATCGAGCTGCGCTTCCTGATGCGGGAAAGCTCTCTCTCGATCTCTATCGGATGTCATTGGAGCGATCGCTGGCGATGGACGAATTTCGGCACCACCGCTATGCGCTTCATCAATTTCGTGGTGCACATACTCAAATTCCTAGCTCGCTCATCAACATCCATCGCGTATCGGACTTAAGCGACGCAGAGGCCTATATCGATCGCATCCAAAATGTAGAGAGCTACCTTGGAGAGGTCATCGAGCAGCTCGAGGTGCGTGCCGAGAAAGGACTTTATCTGGTTGATTGGATGTATCCGGCGATTCTTGAATCGTCTAACAATGTCATCACGGGTCAGCCGTTTGACGGCTCAGATGCGGTGTCACCGGTTTGGGCGGATTTTCAAAAGAAAGTGGCGACGCTCGATTTGTCGGAAGATGAAACTGCCCGGCTGGTTAACGCGGGCAGAACAGCGCTTATCGATGTCTTTAAGCCGGCTTACCAGCGCTTCATTGCTGTAATCGAGAAGCAGAGTGAGTCAGCCTCACCCAACGACGGGGTATGGCGTCTCCCTGATGGCGAGGCGTTCTATCAGCGATTGCTTCAGTGGTTTACAACGACAGACCTCACTGCAGACGAGGTACACCAGTTAGGTCTCGACAATATTGAGCGCATCCACGCTCAAATGCGGGAGATCATGGGCCAGGTCGGTTTCGAGGGGAGCCTGCAAGAATTTTTCGTGTTTGTTCGCGAGAATCAGTCGCTGCGCTTTCCCAATACGGACGAGGGGCGAGAAGCGTACCTAAGTAGTGCACGTGATGCGCTCTCCCGTATGGAGAAGAAACTTCCCGAGTACTTCGGGGTGCTACCAAAAGCCGAGCTGATCGTGAAACGTGTCGAGCCGTTCCGTGAGCGGAATGCGGGTAAAGCGTTTTATCAGAGCCCTCCGCCGGATGGTTCGCGTCCGGGCATCTTTTACGCCAATTTGTATGATATGGCTGCGATGCCAAAAACCGATCTAGAGGCCTTGGCATTTCACGAGGGCTTGCCGGGGCATCACCTCCAGCGAGCTATTACGGCTGAGCTCGAAGGTGTGCCCGATATTCAGCGTTACCTAAGTTTCACCGCGTTCTCCGAAGGATGGGGCTTATACACGGAGCAGCTTGCCTACGAGATGGGGTTCTATGAGGACCCGTATTCGCGATTTGGGCAGCTTGCTATGGAGCTTTGGCGCGCGGCGCGTCTAGTAGTGGATACCGGCATCCACAGTAAGCGTTGGAGTCGCGAAGAGGCCATCGCCTATCTCGTTGAGAATACGCCGAATGCAGAATACGACTGCATAAAAGCGATCGAGCGGTATATCGCAATGCCGGGTCAGGCGACGGCTTACATGATTGGGAAGTTGCGTATTGTTGAGCTCCGCGAAGCGGCTAAAGAGCGTTTGGGCGATCGATTCGATATTCGGCTATTCCACGACACGGTGCTGGGAAGTGGTCCGGTGCCGTTAAATAAGCTGGCAGAAAACATCGATGCGATGTTGGCCTTACAATTAGCAGAGGGGTAG
- a CDS encoding acetyl-CoA carboxylase, carboxyltransferase component (subunits alpha and beta) (PFAM: Carboxyl transferase domain) has protein sequence MSKGPIPTDAQMHLDQTKAETLDGTRTRATEKRHSKGYRTARENLQDLVDDNSFIEYGQLAVAAQRDRRDPSTLRVDTAADGVITGTATINAALCPNKRTDVAVAIYDYSVLAGTQGFFHHQKLDRIFEIAERERLPFVMYTEGGGGRPGDTDVKVNIAGLNSTSFSRWAGLTGKVPRITVNNGYCFAGNAALFGAGDVRIATKSSSIGMAGPAMIEGGGLGVFHPDEIGPVNTLCNVGAVDLLAEDEAHATALAKWALSYTQGNTSPGTVADQTALRACLPENRRMAYDVRKVMEILFDQQSVLELRPVYGRAVVTAFARIEGHPVAVIASDCRHLGGAIDVDAARKAGEMMELAKRWQLPIVSLVDTPGFMVGPESEAMGAAKVMPELFNTAAGVTTPWVGLFLRRGYGLGAMALVGGSFEFPTLTASWPQGEFGGMGLEGAVRLGFKKELEATPAGEARDALYEKLVAEMYQKGRATEAAAYLEIDMVIDPAESRAVILRGLGL, from the coding sequence GTGTCGAAGGGACCCATACCAACCGATGCGCAAATGCATCTCGATCAGACTAAGGCTGAGACGCTTGATGGTACTCGCACGCGCGCAACCGAAAAGCGACACAGCAAAGGGTACCGAACGGCGCGGGAAAATTTGCAGGACCTCGTCGATGACAATAGCTTCATTGAATACGGTCAGCTAGCTGTTGCTGCCCAACGCGATCGTCGAGACCCATCTACGCTTCGTGTTGATACCGCAGCAGATGGCGTCATTACCGGCACAGCGACAATCAACGCTGCACTTTGTCCAAATAAGCGTACTGACGTGGCTGTCGCTATCTACGACTACAGCGTGCTCGCCGGAACCCAAGGCTTTTTTCACCACCAAAAGCTTGACCGTATCTTTGAGATCGCTGAGCGAGAGCGACTGCCGTTTGTCATGTACACCGAAGGTGGTGGCGGACGCCCCGGTGATACCGACGTCAAGGTAAACATCGCTGGTCTCAATAGCACTTCTTTTAGTCGCTGGGCGGGACTCACCGGCAAGGTACCCCGCATTACGGTGAATAATGGCTACTGCTTTGCAGGTAATGCAGCGCTCTTTGGTGCGGGTGATGTTCGCATTGCGACAAAGAGTTCATCGATTGGTATGGCAGGACCCGCCATGATTGAAGGTGGCGGACTCGGCGTCTTCCACCCTGATGAAATCGGCCCCGTTAACACGCTCTGTAACGTCGGCGCCGTCGATCTGCTTGCAGAAGACGAGGCGCACGCAACCGCACTCGCCAAATGGGCCTTAAGCTACACACAGGGAAACACCTCCCCCGGTACTGTGGCTGATCAAACCGCCCTCAGGGCTTGTCTACCTGAGAATCGACGGATGGCTTACGACGTTCGGAAAGTCATGGAGATCCTATTCGATCAACAGTCAGTGCTTGAACTTCGTCCGGTCTACGGCCGTGCTGTGGTGACTGCATTTGCGCGTATTGAAGGTCACCCCGTCGCTGTTATCGCCAGCGACTGCCGGCATCTAGGTGGAGCCATTGACGTTGACGCTGCGCGTAAAGCAGGTGAAATGATGGAGTTGGCGAAGCGCTGGCAGTTGCCGATTGTATCTCTCGTTGATACCCCCGGATTTATGGTTGGCCCGGAAAGCGAGGCCATGGGCGCCGCAAAGGTTATGCCTGAACTCTTCAACACGGCTGCCGGCGTCACAACACCGTGGGTGGGCCTTTTCCTACGACGCGGCTATGGCCTGGGAGCGATGGCGCTTGTTGGTGGCTCATTTGAATTCCCAACGCTCACGGCGAGCTGGCCACAAGGTGAGTTCGGCGGCATGGGCCTTGAAGGCGCTGTTCGACTTGGCTTCAAGAAGGAACTCGAAGCAACACCCGCCGGCGAAGCCCGCGATGCGCTGTATGAAAAGCTGGTCGCGGAGATGTATCAAAAAGGTCGCGCCACGGAAGCGGCGGCGTATCTTGAAATCGATATGGTCATAGACCCAGCAGAAAGTCGTGCAGTGATTTTGCGAGGCTTAGGTTTATAG
- a CDS encoding DNA polymerase III, delta subunit (PFAM: DNA polymerase III, delta subunit~TIGRFAM: DNA polymerase III, delta subunit): protein MQIRPEQLEQFLKQGLSSCYLVTGAEPLIVQECADAIRVAAREQGCVDRERIDTSDKAGWQNLVQSASAMSLFSDKKLIEVQVDSGKPGTEGSKAIQEYLSMESDDILLIVAGKIDKQSQRAKWYTALDQRGAIITVWPVGRREMPSWIQGRLKQRGMSADRDAVALLAERVEGNLLAAAQEIEKLALLASDKHLSVEKIAESVGDSARYNTFGMVDTALAGDARSALKALRGLQAEGNAAPVILWPLSKELRLLIDAESAVRKGTSQAIALDRLGVWRSRINLMQSALARHNRESLEACLSLNFAADGSAKGYMPGNCWDYLESLVVTLATGASSAMPRRRA from the coding sequence ATGCAGATAAGGCCTGAACAACTCGAGCAGTTCCTTAAGCAGGGCTTATCGTCTTGTTATCTCGTGACAGGCGCTGAACCCCTGATTGTTCAAGAGTGTGCCGACGCTATTCGTGTTGCCGCGAGGGAGCAGGGATGTGTCGACAGAGAACGTATCGATACGTCTGATAAAGCCGGCTGGCAAAACCTTGTTCAAAGCGCCAGTGCCATGTCGCTGTTCTCCGATAAAAAGCTGATCGAAGTCCAAGTCGACAGTGGCAAGCCCGGCACTGAGGGCAGCAAAGCAATCCAAGAATACCTGTCGATGGAGTCTGACGACATCTTGCTGATTGTTGCCGGCAAAATTGATAAGCAATCACAGCGCGCGAAGTGGTACACGGCGCTGGACCAGCGAGGCGCGATTATCACGGTATGGCCTGTGGGTCGTCGTGAGATGCCATCGTGGATTCAAGGCCGACTCAAGCAACGAGGAATGTCTGCCGACCGAGACGCTGTTGCCTTACTCGCCGAGCGAGTTGAGGGCAACTTACTGGCAGCTGCGCAGGAAATCGAAAAGCTGGCGCTATTAGCGAGTGACAAGCATCTCTCTGTCGAGAAAATTGCTGAGTCAGTGGGCGATAGTGCCCGCTACAACACCTTTGGCATGGTTGATACAGCGCTTGCCGGCGATGCCAGAAGCGCACTAAAAGCCCTGCGAGGCTTGCAAGCTGAGGGAAACGCCGCGCCTGTTATCTTGTGGCCGCTTTCCAAAGAGCTAAGACTCCTTATCGACGCTGAGTCCGCCGTTCGAAAAGGTACCTCGCAAGCGATTGCACTCGACCGTTTAGGTGTGTGGCGAAGCCGTATTAATCTCATGCAGTCTGCGCTCGCCAGACACAATCGCGAGTCGCTGGAAGCCTGCTTGTCACTTAATTTTGCAGCCGACGGTAGCGCTAAAGGCTACATGCCAGGCAATTGCTGGGATTACCTCGAATCACTGGTTGTAACGCTGGCCACGGGCGCCTCTTCAGCCATGCCGCGACGCCGTGCGTAA